A genome region from Dickeya chrysanthemi NCPPB 402 includes the following:
- a CDS encoding DUF1365 domain-containing protein: MNNCLYRGVLRHRRLSPREHQFSYDVFMAYLDLDDLDNLPSLGIRRNRFATVAFYDSDYPLGTPLKANVLDRLATLTGERPDGKVMLLTQLRYLGVHFNPVNFYYCFDADETLRWVLAEVRNTPWNERHYYAVNAQDTRPIAKAFHVSPFNPMNMDYHWRFNRPDKTLHMHIENHQMHSENHQDEKVFDATLTLSRKPLTRLHLRQMQLGIPLMTVKTVAAIYWQALLLWLKRVPIHNHPAGRSERS; encoded by the coding sequence ATGAATAACTGTCTCTATCGGGGCGTCTTGCGTCACCGGCGCTTGTCACCCCGCGAACATCAGTTTAGCTATGATGTATTTATGGCTTACCTGGATCTCGACGATCTGGATAACCTGCCGTCGCTGGGGATTCGCCGTAACCGCTTTGCCACCGTCGCCTTTTACGACAGCGACTACCCGCTGGGCACGCCGCTGAAAGCAAACGTCCTTGACCGGCTGGCGACACTGACCGGCGAGCGCCCTGACGGCAAAGTGATGCTGTTAACGCAGTTGCGCTACCTGGGGGTTCATTTTAACCCGGTGAATTTTTACTACTGCTTTGATGCCGACGAGACCCTGCGCTGGGTGCTGGCCGAAGTGCGCAATACGCCGTGGAATGAACGCCACTATTACGCGGTTAATGCTCAGGATACGCGCCCTATCGCCAAGGCGTTCCACGTTTCGCCGTTCAACCCGATGAATATGGACTATCACTGGCGGTTTAACCGCCCCGACAAAACGTTACATATGCACATCGAAAACCATCAGATGCACAGTGAAAACCATCAGGATGAAAAAGTGTTCGACGCCACACTGACGCTGTCGCGTAAGCCATTAACGCGCCTGCATCTGCGCCAAATGCAGCTCGGCATTCCATTGATGACCGTCAAAACCGTCGCGGCTATTTACTGGCAGGCGCTGTTGCTGTGGCTCAAACGCGTTCCTATTCATAACCACCCTGCCGGCAGGAGTGAACGTTCATGA
- a CDS encoding NAD(P)/FAD-dependent oxidoreductase, whose protein sequence is MKIAIIGSGIAGLTCAWRLAGHHDVIMLEAAATPGGHTATADITTPSGSYAIDTGFIVYNDRTYPRFMGLLSELGIHGQKTEMSFSVHNPASGLEYNGHSLRSLFAQRSNLVNPRFWGLLKDIVRFNRLAKQAVTQQVGDDETLQTFLSRHRFSAFFARHYILPMGAAIWSSSLQEMRRFPLALFLRFFDNHGLLDITQRPQWYVVPGGSREYVRALLTQLENRFTLCVNTPVKKVVRHAQGADIHLADSTLAVDQVIFACHSSQALALLDNPSREETEILGDIGWQRNEVVLHSDKRWLPVRPGAWASWNYRLHRDDQASACVTYNMNILQGLPEGSPLFCVTLNPDTPIDERYIWQRFVYEHPLFNPKSWRAQSRRAQINGRQHSWFCGAYWYNGFHEDGVRSALDVVKGIADWRSNE, encoded by the coding sequence ATGAAAATCGCTATTATCGGTAGTGGCATTGCCGGGCTGACTTGCGCGTGGCGGCTTGCGGGGCACCATGACGTAATCATGCTGGAAGCCGCGGCTACGCCGGGCGGCCATACCGCTACGGCAGATATCACCACGCCTTCCGGCAGCTATGCCATCGATACCGGATTCATCGTCTATAACGATCGCACCTACCCACGTTTTATGGGGCTACTGAGCGAACTGGGTATCCACGGGCAAAAAACGGAGATGAGTTTTTCGGTGCATAATCCGGCGAGCGGGCTTGAGTATAACGGCCACTCGCTGCGTTCACTGTTTGCGCAGCGCAGCAATCTGGTTAATCCCCGTTTTTGGGGGCTGTTGAAAGACATTGTCCGCTTTAATCGCCTGGCGAAACAGGCGGTTACCCAACAGGTCGGCGATGACGAGACGTTGCAGACCTTTTTGTCGCGCCACCGGTTTAGCGCTTTTTTCGCCCGCCACTATATTTTGCCTATGGGCGCGGCGATCTGGTCTTCCTCATTGCAGGAGATGCGCCGCTTCCCGCTCGCGCTGTTTTTGCGCTTTTTTGACAACCACGGTCTGCTGGACATCACGCAACGTCCGCAATGGTACGTGGTGCCCGGCGGTTCACGGGAATACGTGCGCGCCCTGCTCACTCAGTTGGAAAATCGCTTCACGCTTTGCGTCAACACACCCGTGAAAAAGGTGGTACGCCACGCTCAGGGGGCGGATATCCATCTGGCGGACAGCACTCTCGCGGTCGATCAGGTGATTTTCGCCTGCCACTCTTCGCAGGCGCTTGCCCTGCTGGATAACCCCAGTCGCGAAGAGACGGAGATTCTGGGCGATATCGGCTGGCAACGTAACGAGGTGGTTTTGCATAGCGATAAACGCTGGCTACCGGTACGACCTGGCGCCTGGGCCAGTTGGAACTATCGGCTGCATCGCGATGATCAAGCCAGCGCCTGCGTCACCTACAACATGAACATTTTACAAGGGCTGCCCGAGGGGAGCCCCTTATTCTGCGTCACGCTCAATCCCGATACCCCTATCGATGAGCGTTATATCTGGCAGCGTTTTGTCTACGAACACCCTCTGTTTAACCCGAAAAGCTGGCGTGCCCAGTCACGGCGCGCACAGATTAACGGCCGGCAGCACAGCTGGTTTTGCGGGGCTTACTGGTACAACGGTTTTCACGAAGATGGGGTACGCAGCGCGCTGGATGTGGTCAAGGGAATTGCCGACTGGAGGAGCAATGAATAA
- a CDS encoding SDR family NAD(P)-dependent oxidoreductase, which translates to MMTVLITGASSGIGEGLAKSWADEGHTVIACGRDIDRLTTLSQYSPHITIRQFDMTNSQACHAALADCRVDLAVLCAGTCEYIDHGVIDPERVSRVINTNFIGPINCLAALQAQLAPGSRVVLVSSMAHWLPFPRAEAYGASKAALSWFADSLRLDWEPKGIAVTVVSPGFVDTPLTRNNDFAMPGLVTVEHAVAAIRRGITAGKSHIAFPAGFGALLRLLSWLPGIAQRALLRRMVRP; encoded by the coding sequence ATGATGACGGTACTTATCACCGGCGCCAGCTCGGGCATTGGCGAAGGGCTGGCGAAATCCTGGGCCGACGAAGGCCATACCGTCATCGCCTGCGGCAGAGATATCGATCGCCTGACCACACTGAGTCAGTACAGTCCGCATATCACCATTCGTCAATTCGATATGACAAATAGTCAGGCTTGCCATGCGGCACTGGCCGACTGCCGCGTCGATCTGGCCGTGCTGTGCGCCGGAACCTGTGAATATATCGACCACGGTGTTATCGACCCGGAACGGGTATCCAGGGTCATCAACACCAATTTTATCGGCCCGATCAATTGCCTGGCGGCCTTGCAGGCGCAACTGGCGCCCGGCAGCCGCGTTGTGCTGGTCAGTTCCATGGCTCACTGGCTGCCCTTCCCACGCGCAGAGGCTTACGGCGCATCGAAAGCCGCGCTGAGCTGGTTTGCCGACAGCCTGCGGCTGGACTGGGAGCCCAAAGGCATTGCCGTCACCGTCGTTTCGCCGGGCTTCGTCGATACCCCGCTTACCCGTAATAACGACTTTGCGATGCCGGGCCTCGTCACCGTAGAACACGCGGTGGCGGCGATACGGCGCGGCATCACGGCGGGCAAATCACATATCGCTTTTCCAGCCGGATTCGGCGCACTGCTGCGACTGCTGTCGTGGCTTCCCGGTATCGCTCAACGCGCACTCCTGCGCAGGATGGTAAGACCATGA
- a CDS encoding nuclear transport factor 2 family protein, translated as MSTLRTVFDNFAGFYAGLDTQPLERLPAIYHPDALLVDPFGQHRGLPAIQRYFAHLLENTAQCYFTVDDPVCDTHRFAMSWTMHWSHPRIAGGKPLSLSGCSIVELQQTHITHQRDFYDAGEMIYEHLPVLGWAVRHVKRRVCA; from the coding sequence ATGAGCACACTACGAACCGTATTCGACAACTTTGCCGGCTTTTATGCCGGGTTGGATACCCAGCCGCTGGAGAGACTGCCTGCGATCTATCACCCGGACGCCCTGCTCGTCGATCCGTTTGGCCAGCATCGGGGGTTGCCCGCCATACAACGCTATTTCGCCCATTTACTGGAAAACACCGCGCAATGCTATTTCACCGTCGATGATCCCGTCTGCGATACCCATCGCTTTGCCATGAGCTGGACGATGCACTGGTCACATCCTCGTATTGCCGGCGGCAAGCCGTTGTCGCTGTCGGGATGCTCTATCGTCGAGCTGCAACAAACGCACATCACGCACCAGCGTGATTTCTACGATGCCGGTGAAATGATTTATGAACATCTGCCGGTGCTGGGGTGGGCGGTTCGCCACGTGAAAAGGAGGGTATGCGCATGA
- a CDS encoding MerR family transcriptional regulator has product MSYSIGEFARLCGINATTLRAWQSRYGLLKPLRTDGGHRLYSDADVQQALKILDWVKKGVPVSQIKPLLERPQTRRSNNWATLQETMLQRLREGRIESLRQLIYNTGREYPRPEVVNEVLRPLRRHVSANIPAIMTLREILDGLIISYTSFCLEGDRKAPGDNYLIGGWQLTDPCEIWLEALKRTGQGHRINVLPLSPATPAPEIFPDRQWLLVTSGKLTVARKKQIEKWREQVASLEIILL; this is encoded by the coding sequence ATGTCTTACTCCATCGGCGAATTTGCCAGACTCTGCGGTATTAACGCCACGACGCTCAGGGCATGGCAGAGTCGCTACGGCCTGCTGAAACCGCTGCGTACCGATGGGGGACATCGTCTGTATAGCGATGCGGATGTCCAACAGGCGTTGAAAATTCTCGACTGGGTAAAAAAAGGGGTTCCCGTCAGCCAGATTAAACCGCTGCTGGAACGCCCGCAGACGCGACGCAGCAATAACTGGGCGACATTGCAGGAAACCATGCTCCAGCGTCTCAGAGAAGGCCGCATTGAATCGCTGCGCCAGCTTATCTACAACACCGGCCGCGAATACCCCCGGCCGGAAGTCGTCAATGAGGTATTACGCCCGCTGCGACGCCACGTATCGGCGAATATTCCCGCTATTATGACGCTGCGGGAGATACTCGACGGTCTCATTATTTCCTACACCTCGTTTTGTCTTGAAGGCGACCGAAAAGCGCCCGGAGACAATTATCTGATCGGCGGCTGGCAGTTGACCGACCCCTGTGAAATCTGGCTGGAAGCGCTGAAACGCACCGGACAAGGCCATCGCATTAATGTGCTGCCGCTTTCCCCAGCCACGCCTGCGCCGGAAATTTTCCCGGACAGGCAATGGCTGCTGGTAACCAGTGGGAAACTCACGGTGGCACGCAAAAAACAAATCGAAAAGTGGCGCGAGCAGGTTGCCTCGCTGGAAATTATCTTATTGTAA
- a CDS encoding response regulator — MTETALPRVLCVDDEPNVLAAMERNLFGEFDVVVAHSGEAGLDAIRWGKRFAVIMSDMRMPGMDGAAFLAKAREISPDSVRILLTGQADVESSIAAINKGAIFRYLCKPCPKEELVSTLNDAVSQYRLVCAEKELLETTLTASVKTLTDVLAMVAPWAFQRAAFAQSCVRHALPKLEWPDSWIYTIAASLSQIGCVGIPADIVQADAAQRKLSEDEKKLLLEHPDVAGRLVEHIPRLELVAEIIRYQAKPAPSSAPTEVIRGAQLLRAALELERHAARGLGLEHPGEILRAVKPPIPEYIIKTLTNFRANVAGVRSARISELKPGWVVDEDIRTTNDLMVLTKGHELTDTAISALQRLLAVNAVKEPIRVSGVPDTEPL, encoded by the coding sequence ATGACTGAAACTGCCTTGCCCCGGGTGCTGTGCGTAGATGATGAACCCAATGTGCTCGCTGCAATGGAGCGAAACCTCTTTGGCGAATTCGACGTAGTTGTGGCTCACAGTGGTGAAGCCGGCCTGGACGCCATTCGCTGGGGTAAGCGTTTTGCCGTAATCATGTCCGACATGCGCATGCCCGGCATGGACGGCGCCGCTTTCCTCGCCAAAGCGCGGGAAATCTCCCCCGACAGTGTGCGTATTCTCCTCACCGGGCAGGCCGACGTGGAATCCTCCATCGCGGCCATCAACAAGGGGGCCATCTTCCGCTACCTCTGCAAACCGTGCCCCAAGGAGGAACTGGTTTCAACGCTTAACGACGCCGTCAGTCAGTATCGTCTCGTGTGCGCGGAAAAGGAATTACTGGAAACCACCCTTACCGCCTCGGTCAAAACGCTAACCGACGTGCTCGCCATGGTTGCTCCATGGGCTTTTCAGCGGGCAGCCTTCGCCCAGTCCTGTGTCCGCCACGCACTGCCCAAGCTGGAGTGGCCCGATAGTTGGATATACACCATTGCCGCCTCATTGAGCCAAATCGGCTGTGTCGGTATCCCCGCCGACATCGTCCAGGCCGATGCAGCTCAGCGCAAGCTATCGGAGGACGAGAAAAAACTCCTCCTGGAACATCCGGATGTCGCGGGTCGTCTGGTAGAACACATTCCCCGCCTTGAGCTGGTAGCCGAGATTATCCGCTACCAGGCCAAACCGGCCCCATCCAGCGCGCCCACAGAGGTGATCCGTGGCGCTCAGCTCTTGCGCGCCGCTCTTGAACTGGAACGCCACGCAGCCCGGGGGCTGGGTCTGGAGCACCCAGGGGAAATCCTGCGCGCGGTAAAGCCGCCGATCCCCGAGTACATCATCAAAACCCTGACTAATTTTCGCGCTAACGTGGCCGGCGTTCGCTCTGCACGCATTAGCGAATTGAAGCCCGGCTGGGTGGTGGATGAAGACATCCGGACCACCAACGACTTAATGGTGCTCACCAAAGGCCATGAACTCACTGACACCGCGATCTCCGCTCTTCAGCGTCTTCTCGCCGTCAACGCCGTCAAAGAGCCGATACGGGTGAGTGGGGTTCCAGACACAGAGCCGCTTTGA
- a CDS encoding HDOD domain-containing protein, whose amino-acid sequence MQVMFVDDESRVLSGIERALMMQDTDWECRFANSGHEALTMLEEKPADVVVSDMRMPFMDGAELLSQVRNRWPGTIRIILSGYSEPEATLRMLDVAHRFVSKPCDSTVLLAMVGNALALRDRFQDPTLVEIVGRTSRLPASPNVFTEISLLLADPASDTRQIAGLLGSDPALSAKIMQLANSAWFARGGHINDIGNAITHLGLDQVKLLVLASQVFADVKTAPYVDQLQQHAQLASTLAARISGHQGLEATAALLANIALFIPEMREVNYETTTTRCTPPIHATVGAYLLALWGLPVDIVEAVACHAQPSRSTEKAFGVIGAVHVAVTLANNGVLDLDYLEQTGVLNKLPQWQAMLAHTQETLND is encoded by the coding sequence ATGCAAGTGATGTTCGTCGATGACGAAAGTCGGGTGCTCTCCGGTATTGAACGGGCCCTCATGATGCAAGACACCGACTGGGAATGCCGCTTCGCCAATAGTGGTCATGAAGCACTTACGATGCTGGAGGAAAAACCGGCCGACGTAGTGGTATCCGACATGCGCATGCCCTTCATGGATGGCGCAGAGCTGCTTTCTCAGGTACGCAACCGTTGGCCCGGCACCATACGTATCATCCTGTCTGGCTACTCTGAGCCTGAGGCCACCTTGCGCATGCTGGACGTGGCCCATCGCTTTGTTTCCAAACCCTGCGACAGCACGGTGCTGCTGGCGATGGTAGGCAACGCTCTGGCCCTGCGCGACAGGTTTCAGGACCCAACGCTGGTCGAGATAGTGGGCCGCACCAGCAGGCTGCCTGCCTCGCCCAACGTGTTCACCGAAATAAGCCTTCTCCTTGCCGATCCTGCCAGTGATACCCGACAGATCGCCGGGCTGCTGGGCAGTGATCCAGCTCTGAGCGCCAAGATTATGCAGCTTGCTAACTCGGCCTGGTTCGCCAGAGGCGGTCACATTAATGATATCGGCAACGCCATCACCCACTTGGGTCTGGATCAGGTGAAGCTACTCGTCCTGGCTTCTCAGGTCTTCGCAGATGTGAAGACGGCCCCCTATGTGGACCAGCTACAACAACACGCCCAGCTCGCTTCTACCCTGGCAGCCCGCATTTCCGGCCACCAAGGACTGGAGGCGACCGCCGCCTTACTCGCCAACATTGCGCTGTTCATCCCCGAAATGAGGGAGGTGAACTATGAAACCACCACAACTCGCTGCACCCCCCCCATACACGCCACGGTAGGCGCGTATCTGCTGGCCTTGTGGGGGTTGCCCGTGGACATCGTGGAAGCCGTGGCCTGTCATGCGCAGCCTTCCCGTTCTACAGAAAAAGCCTTCGGCGTGATCGGTGCCGTGCATGTCGCGGTCACTCTCGCCAACAACGGTGTCCTCGATCTGGACTATCTCGAACAAACTGGCGTGCTGAACAAACTGCCGCAGTGGCAGGCGATGCTCGCCCACACGCAGGAAACTCTCAATGACTGA
- a CDS encoding sensor histidine kinase, with protein sequence MTEGTFSETSVIGLSVAEYERKLAARDKTIDVLKRRIAQEARHSHATPFAILEQNVGLEKVVARKTLELENERQELEKALTELRFTQAQLLQAQKMESIGQLAAGIAHEINTPTQYVCDNVGFVKTATVSLLSLLDSALALAEVTRGKMAEEPTVLEFDAALRRTKVEFLRRQIPSALDESLEGLGHIAKIVAAMKEFSHPSHNEKEMVDVREVINTTVTVARNEWKYVAELETRFEDDLPQLPCLRDMIGQSILNLVVNAAHAIADTIQEGVKEKGHIIVSAARNGEHMEIRIKDDGSGIPAGIRDRIFDPFFTTKAVGKGTGQGLAIVYSTVVDKHDGRIRCESEEGVGTTFILQLPLHCHKEDCPACK encoded by the coding sequence TTGACTGAAGGAACATTTTCCGAAACGTCCGTCATAGGACTCTCCGTTGCCGAATACGAACGCAAGCTCGCCGCCCGGGACAAGACTATTGATGTACTCAAGCGCCGCATCGCACAGGAGGCCCGGCACAGTCACGCAACGCCTTTTGCCATCCTGGAGCAGAATGTAGGCCTGGAGAAGGTGGTCGCCCGTAAAACCCTGGAGTTGGAAAACGAACGACAAGAGTTAGAAAAAGCGCTGACCGAGCTGCGCTTCACCCAGGCCCAGTTGCTACAGGCGCAGAAAATGGAGTCCATCGGCCAACTCGCCGCCGGCATCGCCCACGAAATCAACACGCCAACCCAATACGTCTGCGACAATGTGGGTTTCGTTAAGACCGCTACCGTTTCCCTGCTAAGCCTGTTGGATTCCGCTCTGGCACTGGCTGAGGTTACGCGGGGAAAAATGGCCGAAGAGCCCACGGTGTTGGAATTCGATGCGGCCCTCAGGCGCACTAAAGTGGAGTTCCTGCGCCGCCAGATTCCAAGCGCTTTAGACGAATCACTGGAGGGCCTGGGTCATATTGCCAAGATCGTGGCCGCCATGAAGGAATTCTCCCACCCTTCTCATAACGAGAAGGAAATGGTGGATGTGCGCGAGGTCATCAACACCACGGTGACCGTCGCCCGCAACGAATGGAAATACGTGGCGGAACTTGAGACACGCTTCGAGGACGATTTGCCGCAACTGCCGTGTCTGCGCGACATGATTGGTCAGTCCATTCTCAACCTGGTAGTGAACGCCGCCCACGCTATCGCAGACACCATCCAGGAAGGCGTCAAAGAAAAAGGCCACATCATCGTATCAGCAGCACGGAACGGCGAGCATATGGAGATCCGAATCAAAGACGACGGCAGCGGTATTCCCGCCGGGATCCGCGACCGCATCTTCGATCCCTTCTTCACGACCAAAGCCGTAGGCAAAGGCACGGGCCAGGGTCTCGCCATTGTCTATTCGACCGTAGTGGACAAACACGATGGACGGATCCGTTGCGAGTCGGAAGAAGGTGTGGGCACGACGTTCATCCTGCAACTGCCCCTTCACTGCCACAAAGAGGATTGCCCTGCATGCAAGTGA